A stretch of Lacipirellulaceae bacterium DNA encodes these proteins:
- a CDS encoding slipin family protein produces MFPFKRVKIRSYEVGLYFRDGEFQRLLTAGRHWLVDPLWKTHIDVVSQRDPWIEHDKLDVIVKSGALTDLAKVVDLKDSERALVWIEGRFSHILPPGLYAYWTGFKDVRVEVIDAREVRFQHGDFKAIVASPYATQVLDICSVERNHVGVSFTDGDYVETLAPGQYAFWKNVADSKVVEVDMREQALDVAGQEIMTADKVTLRMNALVTYRITDARKAVMVADGVKQSLYREAQLALRAVVGTRDLDSFLTDKDAVTSEFEEQVRQRAGDLGLEVVSVGVRDVILPGDMKDLMNKVTEAKKAAEANLIARREETAAMRSQANTAKLLADNPTLMRLRELEVLEKVATTGNLNVVLGEKGLADRVVNLL; encoded by the coding sequence ATGTTCCCATTTAAGCGAGTAAAGATCCGCAGCTACGAAGTCGGTTTGTACTTCCGCGACGGTGAATTCCAGCGATTGCTGACCGCAGGTCGGCACTGGCTAGTAGATCCGCTGTGGAAGACGCACATCGACGTGGTCTCACAGCGAGATCCGTGGATCGAACACGACAAGCTAGACGTCATCGTCAAGAGTGGCGCACTCACTGACCTAGCCAAGGTCGTTGACCTGAAGGACAGTGAGCGAGCGTTGGTCTGGATCGAAGGTCGTTTCAGCCACATCCTGCCGCCAGGTCTGTACGCCTACTGGACTGGTTTCAAGGATGTACGTGTTGAAGTGATCGACGCCCGCGAGGTTCGGTTCCAGCACGGTGACTTCAAGGCAATTGTCGCTTCGCCATACGCTACGCAGGTGCTCGACATCTGCAGCGTTGAGCGAAACCACGTAGGTGTGTCGTTCACCGACGGCGACTACGTGGAGACATTGGCCCCAGGTCAGTACGCGTTCTGGAAGAACGTGGCTGATTCGAAGGTTGTCGAGGTCGACATGCGTGAGCAGGCACTCGATGTCGCCGGTCAGGAAATCATGACTGCCGATAAGGTGACCCTACGCATGAACGCCTTGGTCACTTACCGCATCACCGATGCGCGTAAGGCCGTGATGGTAGCCGACGGCGTCAAGCAGTCGCTGTACCGCGAGGCACAGTTGGCGCTGCGTGCCGTGGTTGGCACCCGTGATTTGGATTCGTTCCTGACGGACAAGGATGCTGTCACTAGCGAGTTCGAAGAGCAGGTCCGTCAGCGTGCTGGTGATCTGGGTCTGGAGGTTGTTTCGGTAGGTGTCCGCGATGTCATCCTACCGGGCGACATGAAGGACCTAATGAACAAGGTCACCGAGGCCAAGAAGGCGGCCGAGGCCAACCTGATTGCCCGACGTGAGGAAACGGCGGCTATGCGTAGCCAGGCGAACACCGCCAAGCTACTGGCCGACAACCCGACCCTCATGCGACTCCGAGAACTGGAAGTTCTGGAGAAGGTTGCCACCACGGGTAACCTGAACGTCGTGCTAGGCGAAAAGGGCCTGGCCGATCGGGTTGTCAATTTATTGTAG
- a CDS encoding CsgG/HfaB family protein has protein sequence MITLSDSFGLANLIRLRQLIIGIIAMASLFLLSSSPVHSREKVTQTPKVESDETATAAATDLKEKDPVLVEYPIAVLPFRERGKEVAEQGGQTTDLVFANLAVDPSLSLVDRVDLDKTLDETELNLSGVVNPGEAIAIGRLTGARIIVTGSVFRVDNTLYLIAKIIGTETSRVIGASVKGPAKDGLQGLADKLGDEIARSIKERSSTLVAKPINRKDRIKALRKAIGEAERPVLHVLVEERHLGREILDPAAETEIIRYCKESGFTVIDHGEGSRLQAKYLIKGEGISEFAIRRGNLISVKARLEVKVVDRNSGKVVAVDRQTRVAVDLVEQLAGKRALQDAAADIAQRLLPKLVERKGKE, from the coding sequence ATGATTACCTTAAGTGATAGTTTTGGATTGGCGAATCTGATCCGCCTTCGGCAGCTGATCATAGGCATCATCGCGATGGCAAGCTTGTTTCTTTTGTCATCTTCACCGGTCCACTCGCGAGAGAAAGTCACACAAACTCCTAAGGTCGAATCAGACGAAACCGCGACAGCCGCCGCTACCGACCTGAAGGAGAAAGATCCGGTACTAGTAGAGTATCCAATCGCTGTCCTCCCCTTCCGCGAGCGTGGAAAAGAGGTTGCCGAGCAGGGTGGCCAGACGACGGACCTCGTGTTTGCGAACCTCGCCGTTGATCCATCATTGTCTCTTGTCGATCGAGTCGATCTCGACAAAACACTGGATGAAACAGAGCTCAATCTCTCTGGGGTTGTGAACCCGGGGGAAGCAATCGCGATAGGCCGGTTGACCGGTGCGAGGATTATCGTGACCGGATCCGTGTTTCGAGTCGACAATACCCTGTATTTGATAGCAAAAATCATTGGCACCGAGACAAGTCGAGTTATCGGAGCTTCTGTCAAAGGACCTGCGAAGGATGGCCTACAAGGCCTTGCCGATAAGCTGGGCGACGAAATCGCTCGTTCTATCAAGGAGCGTTCCAGTACTCTCGTTGCTAAACCGATCAACAGGAAAGATAGAATCAAGGCACTGCGTAAAGCGATTGGCGAAGCTGAGCGTCCCGTGCTACATGTTCTTGTGGAGGAGCGCCATCTTGGCCGAGAGATTCTAGATCCGGCAGCGGAAACGGAGATAATACGCTACTGCAAGGAATCTGGGTTCACCGTCATTGATCATGGTGAAGGCAGTCGCCTGCAAGCAAAGTATCTCATCAAGGGTGAGGGGATTAGCGAATTCGCTATCCGCCGCGGAAATCTCATCTCTGTTAAAGCGCGACTTGAGGTCAAAGTCGTCGATCGCAATAGTGGCAAAGTGGTTGCCGTGGACAGGCAAACTCGTGTGGCGGTGGACCTTGTGGAACAGCTAGCCGGAAAGCGTGCACTTCAGGACGCGGCTGCAGATATCGCGCAGCGATTGCTACCCAAGCTCGTGGAGCGAAAAGGGAAAGAATAG
- a CDS encoding CsgG/HfaB family protein, translated as MTSLSLRMPLINLGLAILVGITLIGKVFVSEGSANTQTPNLTWAVLASRQAQETGIPDLLTVKLDKLQGVDLVERDEFEAVLSEAKLTALSGLESRSQRMKIGQRVAADILVILRVIKVEEVAEAASTGQPQSQQRATGRLATMQKSYVVQRQEIEVVLCHVRSGARLEIQGYSLATQAPAKIAQRIAHLASQINKELQSGLVHVVGVSPLLSKSLTHEHDAYQESLARLIESTLVSKPGIAVIEYQEAQAIWDELADQSESKLDRIVPILISGSFRAKDSTGEQEDLFTVELAAKLPANVTRSARFVEVAESQLFEQVSRHANRLLDENGKWGEQAHDAQQQFTWLEERAEAFSRLGMRRAACGLRQAALLIRPKNAEVRLRLIEDERRILRMVSVPGYDDSTWPGPAGSLGRAENLLSVHADILSHSEYLIRNRLVTDQQALSLITTSIPRFSKREVEESSSLQQLLSTAEQRLKQHVWVIAPLVLQLPQGPHANHENVTSSRKRQIQSALLGNATHRVDFQDLQPSDLEYLFELWTERIPDNLGFSPELRNISRKVFPDIDNHRYSDRHPKPRYRKRNYDSYSISPKQWLQFLEALSYSDHTMARLTARWEQLRCRWYLVDANTSPKEITFLLDMATLAVAEWTEFLHAQFEQPQMHDATVPLRDVRQMRWQLERFEIVDDPFGPRRKLEPKLRKQRPRRAPDPNRVVEPPPMSYERLSIRLHFENSALPRDVHPSLQGSYRFPRKKSRIAIKPRWIACGESLDVIWTWKGLLVMQTPGKLEPFDFPFERSVVIDDVRWDGKHLWVATLASGIWQFDSNMKVLTHIRDGLPPSERAIRVQPLGEGQALAVGSFGPNERAWCAMIVTQDKKAAVKVFHEATEVFSVSNTNPGTVPSKQVGIAHGFTPTIVMAELEPRSSAGEPRGLVYVGRSGSRAQPLLINLSDLTIQLGSRSLAYNQRNSREEEFVMYQGKVYHTHNFFQLAAAIGPPRKQPRSFRGHRPRGQAYLREGDYLHLPLSTHWWRLDLNSGAIVDLQTDKRGHSRRLSSMSMPEAEWYANSAHYGFVGVSDKYHGEIYRFTLHEPASVGSSDNRNIRATSAKAKLRVIDADELQRVKSNIKKLLASGHHVPPDATVLYQDGWSTFDGWLPSISTTGTYLDPPVEEGRGRMSYYVDGRLVRTAPAQSQSALKRTEMLIWYDKSSRPILVQNKSVDDRKQPNPRAYFFYYWGEYDARGLLSRVLSFDDNLRLRGFIDYEHGDNYQWVTISHYSAEGKLIGSGGPEYPLDSEGVPILPGEDRPIAYSARLEQIKEPMRLGMKPYYPLPGDGEN; from the coding sequence ATGACTTCTCTGAGTCTACGCATGCCCCTCATTAATCTTGGTTTGGCGATCCTTGTTGGGATAACGCTGATTGGCAAGGTGTTCGTTAGCGAAGGTAGTGCCAACACACAAACTCCAAATCTGACCTGGGCGGTACTCGCTTCTCGGCAAGCTCAAGAGACAGGTATTCCCGATCTGCTAACCGTCAAACTGGACAAGCTTCAAGGCGTGGATCTTGTCGAGCGCGATGAGTTCGAGGCTGTCCTGAGTGAAGCCAAGTTGACGGCCCTCAGCGGTCTTGAATCGAGATCACAGAGGATGAAAATCGGTCAGCGAGTAGCCGCTGACATCCTGGTTATCCTGCGTGTTATCAAGGTCGAAGAGGTTGCCGAAGCGGCGTCAACGGGGCAACCGCAAAGCCAACAGCGCGCGACGGGCAGGCTGGCCACCATGCAGAAGAGTTATGTGGTCCAGCGGCAAGAGATCGAAGTTGTGCTGTGTCACGTGCGATCCGGTGCCCGCCTAGAAATCCAAGGGTACTCTCTTGCCACTCAGGCACCCGCGAAGATCGCTCAGCGAATCGCCCACCTTGCGAGCCAGATCAACAAGGAGTTGCAGAGCGGGCTTGTGCATGTCGTTGGGGTCAGCCCGTTGCTCTCCAAATCACTCACGCACGAGCATGACGCTTATCAAGAGTCGCTAGCCCGTCTCATCGAGAGCACTCTGGTGTCCAAACCGGGGATCGCCGTGATCGAGTATCAAGAGGCACAGGCAATCTGGGATGAGCTCGCTGACCAGTCGGAAAGCAAGCTGGATCGAATTGTTCCGATACTGATTTCGGGAAGTTTTCGGGCCAAAGATTCCACCGGTGAGCAAGAAGACTTGTTCACGGTCGAACTGGCTGCCAAGTTGCCAGCGAACGTAACGCGAAGCGCACGGTTCGTCGAAGTGGCGGAGAGTCAGCTTTTTGAGCAGGTTTCGCGACATGCAAACCGTCTGCTTGACGAGAATGGCAAATGGGGCGAGCAAGCTCACGACGCCCAGCAACAGTTCACTTGGCTAGAGGAACGTGCCGAGGCATTCTCTCGTCTGGGTATGCGGCGCGCTGCATGCGGATTGCGCCAGGCAGCCTTGCTTATCCGCCCTAAGAACGCTGAAGTGCGCTTACGACTGATCGAGGACGAAAGGAGAATCCTACGCATGGTTTCCGTGCCAGGATACGATGATTCCACCTGGCCCGGTCCGGCAGGCAGCCTAGGCCGTGCAGAGAACTTACTTTCGGTACATGCGGATATCCTGAGCCATTCTGAATACTTAATTCGCAACCGACTCGTGACGGACCAACAAGCGTTATCGCTCATTACTACTTCGATACCGCGATTTTCTAAGCGAGAAGTTGAAGAGAGCAGCTCCCTCCAACAACTATTATCTACTGCCGAACAACGGCTTAAACAACACGTCTGGGTCATTGCCCCTTTGGTACTTCAGTTACCGCAGGGACCACACGCTAACCACGAGAATGTTACGTCGAGTCGCAAGAGACAAATCCAATCCGCACTTCTTGGTAATGCTACCCATCGAGTTGATTTTCAAGACTTGCAGCCGTCCGACCTAGAATACTTATTCGAGCTTTGGACGGAACGTATTCCCGACAATCTCGGATTTAGTCCTGAGCTGAGGAATATTTCTAGAAAAGTTTTTCCCGACATTGATAACCATCGGTACAGCGATCGTCATCCGAAGCCACGTTACCGAAAACGGAATTACGATTCGTACAGTATTTCCCCCAAGCAATGGTTGCAATTTCTCGAGGCTCTTTCCTATAGCGATCATACCATGGCGCGTCTCACCGCGCGGTGGGAACAGTTGCGTTGTCGCTGGTATCTTGTCGATGCCAACACATCGCCAAAAGAGATCACTTTCTTGTTAGACATGGCCACTCTCGCAGTCGCGGAGTGGACGGAGTTTCTGCATGCTCAGTTTGAGCAGCCTCAAATGCATGATGCTACCGTGCCTCTTCGTGACGTACGGCAAATGCGCTGGCAACTCGAACGGTTCGAGATCGTGGATGACCCTTTCGGACCTCGCCGGAAACTGGAACCAAAGCTACGCAAGCAGCGTCCACGCCGTGCGCCTGACCCCAATCGTGTCGTCGAACCGCCCCCGATGAGCTACGAAAGGCTAAGCATTCGACTTCACTTTGAGAATAGCGCATTACCTCGCGATGTGCATCCGTCACTTCAAGGCTCCTATCGATTTCCGCGGAAAAAAAGTCGCATTGCTATCAAACCAAGGTGGATTGCCTGTGGCGAATCGCTTGACGTGATCTGGACCTGGAAAGGTCTCCTGGTCATGCAAACCCCTGGCAAGTTAGAGCCGTTCGACTTTCCTTTCGAGCGATCCGTCGTCATTGACGATGTACGCTGGGATGGCAAGCACCTCTGGGTGGCAACACTCGCCAGTGGCATCTGGCAGTTTGACTCAAATATGAAAGTCCTAACGCACATTCGTGACGGCCTTCCGCCCAGCGAGCGCGCTATTCGCGTCCAACCTCTTGGTGAAGGCCAAGCCTTGGCAGTCGGCTCGTTCGGTCCTAATGAGCGTGCTTGGTGCGCCATGATCGTTACACAGGACAAGAAGGCTGCAGTGAAGGTATTTCACGAGGCGACGGAAGTCTTTTCTGTAAGCAATACGAACCCCGGCACTGTGCCTTCAAAACAAGTAGGAATCGCCCATGGTTTCACTCCGACCATTGTCATGGCAGAACTCGAACCGCGCTCGTCGGCAGGCGAACCTAGAGGACTAGTGTATGTCGGACGGAGCGGCTCACGAGCGCAGCCTCTACTGATCAACTTGAGTGACCTTACGATTCAATTGGGCAGTCGTTCTCTGGCGTACAATCAACGGAATAGTCGGGAGGAGGAATTCGTTATGTATCAGGGAAAGGTCTATCATACACATAATTTCTTCCAGCTTGCAGCGGCGATTGGCCCACCTCGTAAGCAGCCACGATCATTCCGAGGACACCGCCCTCGCGGCCAAGCGTATCTACGCGAGGGCGACTATCTCCACTTGCCCTTAAGCACGCACTGGTGGAGGCTTGACCTAAACTCGGGAGCCATCGTCGATCTGCAAACCGACAAACGTGGGCACTCACGTCGGCTCTCCTCAATGTCGATGCCTGAGGCAGAATGGTACGCGAATTCAGCCCACTATGGCTTCGTGGGTGTCTCCGATAAGTACCATGGTGAAATCTACCGATTCACGCTGCATGAACCAGCCTCAGTAGGTTCCTCTGATAATAGAAATATCCGAGCAACATCCGCTAAGGCTAAGCTGCGTGTCATCGACGCCGATGAACTCCAACGGGTGAAATCAAATATCAAGAAACTGCTGGCTAGCGGCCACCATGTGCCTCCTGACGCCACGGTACTCTACCAAGACGGTTGGTCAACCTTTGATGGCTGGCTACCATCAATTAGCACTACCGGCACTTACCTCGATCCGCCAGTTGAAGAGGGCCGTGGAAGGATGAGCTATTACGTTGACGGGCGTCTGGTGAGGACCGCTCCAGCGCAATCGCAAAGCGCCCTCAAAAGGACTGAAATGCTGATTTGGTACGACAAGTCCAGTCGGCCTATCCTTGTGCAGAATAAATCTGTTGACGACAGGAAACAGCCCAATCCTCGGGCCTACTTTTTTTACTACTGGGGTGAATACGATGCGCGTGGGCTGCTATCGCGTGTCCTCAGTTTCGACGATAACTTGAGATTGCGTGGATTTATCGACTACGAACACGGAGACAATTACCAGTGGGTGACAATCTCGCATTATTCCGCGGAAGGAAAACTGATCGGAAGCGGCGGCCCCGAGTATCCGCTCGATTCCGAAGGCGTTCCCATTCTGCCCGGTGAAGACCGCCCAATCGCTTACTCAGCCAGGCTTGAACAAATCAAGGAGCCTATGAGATTGGGAATGAAGCCTTACTATCCGCTGCCAGGAGATGGTGAGAATTAG